A genomic region of Papaver somniferum cultivar HN1 chromosome 7, ASM357369v1, whole genome shotgun sequence contains the following coding sequences:
- the LOC113298422 gene encoding glutamine--tRNA ligase-like isoform X1, with the protein MGKDENREETVDLFLRIGLDEKTANNTVANNKVTTNLKAVIHEAGVTDGCSKAVGNLLYTVATKFPANALVHRPTLLEYIVSLKIKSPAQLEAAHTFLGRLGSENLQLNEFEEACGVGVEVSLEEIEHTASMVLEEKRDMILEMRYRTNVGELLGQIRATHPWADAKIVKEVIDKRLYGLLGERTAADNEKPVKKKKEKLPKEDVKVMAVQTPSVPPTEEELNPFTIFPGPEENIKVHTEIFFSDRPVLRVSNTKEILKKHLEETGGRVFTRFPPEPNGYLHIGHAKAMFVSFGLAKERGGCCYLRYDDTNPDAEKKEYIDHIQEIVRWMGWEPFKITYTSDYFEELYKLAVELIKKGHAYVDHQSAEEIKVSRENKRNSPWRDRPIEESLKLFNDMKMGLIEENKATLRMKQDMQSDNFNMYDLIAYRIKFTPHPHAGDKWCIYPSYDYAHCIVDSLENITHSLCTLEFETRRASYYWLLDALSLYQPYVWEYSRLNITNTVMSKRKLNKLVTDKWVDGWDDPRLMTLAGLRRRGVSATAINTFIRGIGITRSDNSTIRLDRLEYHIREDLNKTAARQMVVLHPLKVVITNLDDKTILDLDAKKWPDAQTDDASAFYKVPFTNVVYIERSDFRTKDSKDYYGLAPGKSILLRYAFPIKCTEVVYSDDGETIMEIRAEYDSSKNTKPKGVLHWVAQPSPGVDPLRVEVRLFDKLFLSENPAELEEFLTDLNPESKEVIPEAFAVPSLRDAAVGDKFQFERLGYFAVDPDSTPEKLVFNRTVTLRDSYSKGGNK; encoded by the exons ATGGGTAAAGACGAGAACCGTGAGGAAACTGTAGATCTGTTTTTGAGAATAGGATTGGATGAAAAAACTGCGAACAACACTGTTGCTAATAACAAGGTTACAACGAACCTAAAAGCGGTTATCCACGAG GCAGGAGTGACTGATGGATGTAGCAAAGCCGTAGGAAATCTTTTGTATACG GTTGCTACTAAATTCCCTGCTAATGCACTTGTACATCGACCTACTCTGCTTGAATACATAGTATCACTAAAG ATTAAATCCCCTGCTCAATTAGAGGCAGCTCATACATTTCTTGGACGCCTGGGTTCGGAGAATCTTCAGCTGAATGAATTTGAGGAGGCTTGTGGTGTAG GAGTAGAAGTTTCGTTAGAGGAAATTGAACACACTGCCTCCATGGTTTTGGAAGAGAAAAGAGATATGATCTTGGAGATGCGCTACCGAACAAATG TTGGTGAACTACTTGGCCAAATTCGAGCTACGCACCCATGGGCTGATGCAAAGATTGTGAAG GAAGTAATTGACAAGAGACTATATGGATTGCTGGGAGAGAGGACTGCTGCAGATAATGAAAAACCtgtaaagaagaaaaaggaaaaacttcCTAAAGAGGAT GTTAAAGTGATGGCTGTGCAGACTCCTTCAGTaccaccaactgaagaagaactCAATCCCTTCACTATATTCCCTGGGCCAGAGGAAAATATAAAG GTGCATACAGAAATATTCTTTAGCGATCGCCCTGTATTAAGAGTCTCCAATACAAAGGAGATACTTAAAAAGCATTTGGAAGAGACCGGTGGTAGAGTCTTCACCCGCTTCCCTCCTGAACCAAATGGGTATCTACATATTGGTCACGCTAAG GCTATGTTTGTTAGTTTTGGTCTAGCGAAAGAGAGGGGTGGATGTTGCTACCTCAG GTATGATGATACAAACCCCGATGCTGAAAAGAAAGAATACATTGATCATATTCAAGAAATTGTGCGATGGATGGGGTGGGAACCTTTCAAG ATCACGTACACCAGTGACTATTTTGAAGAACTCTATAAGTTGGCTGTAGAACTGATCAAGAAGGGTCATGCTTACGTTGATCACCAG AGTGCAGAAGAAATAAAAGTGTCTAGGGAAAACAAAAGGAACAGTCCGTGGCGGGATAGGCCAATTGAAGAATCACTAAAGCTGTTCAATGACATGAAAATGGGTTTGATTGAAGAAAACAAAGCGACACTTAGAATGAAGCAAGACATGCAGAGTGATAACTTTAATATGTATGATCTGATTGCTTATCGTATAAAG TTTACTCCTCACCCACATGCCGGAGACAAGTGGTGCATATATCCCAGTTATGACTATGCTCACTGCATTGtggattctcttgaaaatatcaCTCATTCG CTGTGCACACTCGAATTTGAGACTCGCCGCGCTTCATACTACTGGTTGTTGGATGCATTAAGCCTATACCAGCCCTATGTTTGGGAATATTCACGGTTGAACATCACTAACACGGTGATGTCTAAGCGTAAG TTGAACAAGCTTGTGACTGATAAGTGGGTTGACGGGTGGGATGATCCTCGTCTAATGACACTAGCTGGTTTACGGCGGCGAGGAGTTTCTGCAACTGCAATTAATACTTTTATCAGAGGAATCGGAATCACTAGAAG TGATAATAGCACAATACGCTTGGACCGCCTTGAATACCACATAAGGGAAGACTTAAACAAAACAGCAGCCCGACAAATGGTTGTGCTGCATCCTCTGAAG GTAGTCATTACAAATTTAGATGACAAAACTATATTGGATCTTGATGCGAAGAAGTGGCCTGATGCGCAAACAGATGATGCATCTGCTTTTTACAAG GTTCCTTTTACAAATGTTGTATACATTGAAAGGTCTGATTTCCGAACCAAGGATTCAAAAGACTACTATGGACTTGCTCCTGGAAAATCGATATTACTAAG ATATGCTTTTCCTATAAAATGCACAGAAGTAGTCTATAGTGATGATGGCGAGACGATTATGGAGATCCGggcagaatatgattcttccaAGAACACAAAACCAAAG GGTGTTCTTCATTGGGTTGCACAGCCTTCTCCAGGAGTTGATCCTTTGAGGGTGGAGGTTAGGTTGTTTGATAAACTATTCCTTTCTGAG aatcCGGCTGAACTTGAAGAATTTCTCACGGATCTCAACCCCGAATCCAAAGAGGTGATACCAGAAGCATTTGCTGTGCCCTCTTTACGGGATGCAGCAGTCGGGGATAAGTTTCAGTTTGAAAGGCTTG GGTATTTTGCGGTGGATCCGGATTCTACTCCAGAGAAACTTGTCTTCAATAGAACTGTAACGCTTCGTGATTCCTATTCGAAGGGTGGGAACAAGTAG
- the LOC113298422 gene encoding glutamine--tRNA ligase, cytoplasmic-like isoform X2 encodes MGKDENREETVDLFLRIGLDEKTANNTVANNKVTTNLKAVIHEAGVTDGCSKAVGNLLYTVATKFPANALVHRPTLLEYIVSLKIKSPAQLEAAHTFLGRLGSENLQLNEFEEACGVGVEVSLEEIEHTASMVLEEKRDMILEMRYRTNVGELLGQIRATHPWADAKIVKEVIDKRLYGLLGERTAADNEKPVKKKKEKLPKEDVKVMAVQTPSVPPTEEELNPFTIFPGPEENIKVHTEIFFSDRPVLRVSNTKEILKKHLEETGGRVFTRFPPEPNGYLHIGHAKAMFVSFGLAKERGGCCYLRYDDTNPDAEKKEYIDHIQEIVRWMGWEPFKITYTSDYFEELYKLAVELIKKGHAYVDHQSAEEIKVSRENKRNSPWRDRPIEESLKLFNDMKMGLIEENKATLRMKQDMQSDNFNMYDLIAYRIKFTPHPHAGDKWCIYPSYDYAHCIVDSLENITHSLCTLEFETRRASYYWLLDALSLYQPYVWEYSRLNITNTVMSKRKLNKLVTDKWVDGWDDPRLMTLAGLRRRGVSATAINTFIRGIGITRSDNSTIRLDRLEYHIREDLNKTAARQMVVLHPLKVVITNLDDKTILDLDAKKWPDAQTDDASAFYKACTDLSTEKWLYFSIAQLLKRNYWNLANDTQIGACFFIIFMFFLFQVRCLLFE; translated from the exons ATGGGTAAAGACGAGAACCGTGAGGAAACTGTAGATCTGTTTTTGAGAATAGGATTGGATGAAAAAACTGCGAACAACACTGTTGCTAATAACAAGGTTACAACGAACCTAAAAGCGGTTATCCACGAG GCAGGAGTGACTGATGGATGTAGCAAAGCCGTAGGAAATCTTTTGTATACG GTTGCTACTAAATTCCCTGCTAATGCACTTGTACATCGACCTACTCTGCTTGAATACATAGTATCACTAAAG ATTAAATCCCCTGCTCAATTAGAGGCAGCTCATACATTTCTTGGACGCCTGGGTTCGGAGAATCTTCAGCTGAATGAATTTGAGGAGGCTTGTGGTGTAG GAGTAGAAGTTTCGTTAGAGGAAATTGAACACACTGCCTCCATGGTTTTGGAAGAGAAAAGAGATATGATCTTGGAGATGCGCTACCGAACAAATG TTGGTGAACTACTTGGCCAAATTCGAGCTACGCACCCATGGGCTGATGCAAAGATTGTGAAG GAAGTAATTGACAAGAGACTATATGGATTGCTGGGAGAGAGGACTGCTGCAGATAATGAAAAACCtgtaaagaagaaaaaggaaaaacttcCTAAAGAGGAT GTTAAAGTGATGGCTGTGCAGACTCCTTCAGTaccaccaactgaagaagaactCAATCCCTTCACTATATTCCCTGGGCCAGAGGAAAATATAAAG GTGCATACAGAAATATTCTTTAGCGATCGCCCTGTATTAAGAGTCTCCAATACAAAGGAGATACTTAAAAAGCATTTGGAAGAGACCGGTGGTAGAGTCTTCACCCGCTTCCCTCCTGAACCAAATGGGTATCTACATATTGGTCACGCTAAG GCTATGTTTGTTAGTTTTGGTCTAGCGAAAGAGAGGGGTGGATGTTGCTACCTCAG GTATGATGATACAAACCCCGATGCTGAAAAGAAAGAATACATTGATCATATTCAAGAAATTGTGCGATGGATGGGGTGGGAACCTTTCAAG ATCACGTACACCAGTGACTATTTTGAAGAACTCTATAAGTTGGCTGTAGAACTGATCAAGAAGGGTCATGCTTACGTTGATCACCAG AGTGCAGAAGAAATAAAAGTGTCTAGGGAAAACAAAAGGAACAGTCCGTGGCGGGATAGGCCAATTGAAGAATCACTAAAGCTGTTCAATGACATGAAAATGGGTTTGATTGAAGAAAACAAAGCGACACTTAGAATGAAGCAAGACATGCAGAGTGATAACTTTAATATGTATGATCTGATTGCTTATCGTATAAAG TTTACTCCTCACCCACATGCCGGAGACAAGTGGTGCATATATCCCAGTTATGACTATGCTCACTGCATTGtggattctcttgaaaatatcaCTCATTCG CTGTGCACACTCGAATTTGAGACTCGCCGCGCTTCATACTACTGGTTGTTGGATGCATTAAGCCTATACCAGCCCTATGTTTGGGAATATTCACGGTTGAACATCACTAACACGGTGATGTCTAAGCGTAAG TTGAACAAGCTTGTGACTGATAAGTGGGTTGACGGGTGGGATGATCCTCGTCTAATGACACTAGCTGGTTTACGGCGGCGAGGAGTTTCTGCAACTGCAATTAATACTTTTATCAGAGGAATCGGAATCACTAGAAG TGATAATAGCACAATACGCTTGGACCGCCTTGAATACCACATAAGGGAAGACTTAAACAAAACAGCAGCCCGACAAATGGTTGTGCTGCATCCTCTGAAG GTAGTCATTACAAATTTAGATGACAAAACTATATTGGATCTTGATGCGAAGAAGTGGCCTGATGCGCAAACAGATGATGCATCTGCTTTTTACAAGGCATGTACTGATCTCTCCACTGAGAAGTGGTTGTACTT TTCAATTGCCCAACTGCTTAAGAGGAATTATTGGAATCTTGCTAACGACACTCAGATAGGTGCatgtttttttattatatttatgttttttttattccAAGTCAGATGTCTTCTGTTTGAGTAG